In a single window of the Cucumis melo cultivar AY chromosome 11, USDA_Cmelo_AY_1.0, whole genome shotgun sequence genome:
- the LOC103497996 gene encoding uncharacterized protein LOC103497996: MQRGWSDFVKQPEPAVVSIVREFYANMVEGSSRSFVRGRQVSFDYGTINRYYHLPNFERDEYAIYASEHVDVHQIIRELCQPGAEWIINPGEPIRFKSSNLTVSNQVWHKFICAKLLPVAHTSSVTKERAILLYAIATKRSVDVGKVIHKSLCNIRKSGMTGGLGHSSLITALCRNEGVVWNEKEELVDPKPIMDKNFIMGIPGWSFETMGAGHCDETAGASHCNKTPDAGHHDEPSDQDEAEPIREVRQTLTIDLPRQTQRPLSLDEQIQRLERRVRSYHRRSEERFDHLYKCLFALHDRGVMHVFPPRMQPYVSSDDDS; the protein is encoded by the coding sequence ATGCAACGGGGTTGGTCTGATTTTGTGAAACAGCCTGAGCCAGCAGTGGTTTCCATTGTTCGCGAATTCTATGCTAATATGGTTGAGGGCAGTTCTCGATCGTTTGTACGTGGTCGTCAGGTTTCCTTCGACTATGGCACAATCAATCGGTACTATCACTTACCTAACTTTGAGCGTGATGAATATGCTATCTATGCCAGTGAACATGTGGATGTTCACCAGATCATTCGTGAGCTCTGCCAACCTGGAGCTGAATGGATTATTAATCCGGGCGAGCCGATTAGATTTAAATCATCAAACTTGACTGTTAGTAACCAAGTGTGGCACAAATTTATCTGTGCTAAGTTACTTCCTGTGGCTCATACGAGTAGTGTCACGAAGGAGAGAGCGATTCTTCTTTACGCTATTGCCACTAAGAGGTCTGTGGATGTTGGTAAAGTCATTCACAAGTCCTTATGCAACATCCGTAAGAGTGGCATGACTGGAGGACTTGGTCATTCATCTCTAATTACGGCCTTGTGTAGGAATGAAGGCGTCGTGTGGAACGAAAAGGAGGAGTTGGTTGACCCTAAGCCCATCATGGATAAGAATTTTATTATGGGAATTCCTGGTTGGAGTTTTGAGACCATGGGTGCAGGCCACTGTGATGAGACTGCTGGTGCAAGCCACTGCAATAAGACGCCTGATGCAGGCCACCATGATGAGCCAAGTGACCAGGATGAGGCAGAACCCATTCGAGAGGTACGGCAAACCCTGACCATTGATCTTCCTAGGCAGACACAAAGGCCTCTATCCCTTGATGAGCAAATTCAACGGTTGGAACGTCGTGTTCGCAGCTACCATAGGCGCTCAGAGGAAAGATTCGATCATCTCTACAAGTGTTTGTTTGCTCTGCATGATCGTGGAGTCATGCATGTGTTTCCCCCTCGCATGCAACCATACGTATCTTCAGATGATGATTCCTGA